In the Oreochromis aureus strain Israel breed Guangdong linkage group 14, ZZ_aureus, whole genome shotgun sequence genome, one interval contains:
- the LOC116323642 gene encoding extracellular calcium-sensing receptor-like, translating into MSQPLPLQCISLNFRDLQVVQAMLFAIEEINNSTDLLPGISVGYKIYDNCGSDARSVGVTLALANGNEIVSVQSKTLCTRPAHVQAIIGATSSSTTVAVATVIGPFFVPVISHFATCACLSDKTKYPSFLRTIPSDYYQSRALAHLVKYFGWTWVGAIRSNNEYGNNGMATFTESAQQLGICLEYSVPFFRTDPYLKIQRIIDIIKASTSKVIVGFLARADFNILLQEFSYHNLSGYQWVGSESWIFDSQTAEMDIHHILDGAIGVSIPKAHISGLREFILNEKPLNSSNNELFIEFWETLFNCKFKVIKSSSDIQRECTGHEDVAGVQNSFIDMSLMPLFNNVYKAVYAVAHAFHNILSCNKTCNRNVQLDPFMVLQHIRKIHFTTKEGDEVHFNENGDPAAKYDIINWQPRENGIVEFVTVGLYDPSLVPEKQLNLQNKSLIWARNSKQVPVSLCNEKCPPGTRKVLQKGRPVCCYDCIRCSEGEISNITDSVTCLRCLPEFWSNERRDACIKKEAVFLSYEEIMGALLTAISLFGAHMTIGVILIFFKYRKTPIVRANNSELSFLLLFSLILCFLCSLTFIGQPSDWSCMLRHVAFGITFVLCISCLLGKTMVVLMAFRATRPGSNVKKWFGQTQQRLCVTGFTLIQINICIIWLTTSPPFPFKNFKEIKEKITLECALGSAVGFWAVLGYIGLLAILCFIFAFLARKLPDNFNEAKFITFSMLIFCAVWITFIPAYISSPGKFSVAVEIFAILASSFGLLICIFIPKCYIILLKPEKNTKKYMMGKKAPNSL; encoded by the exons ATGAGCCAACCTCTGCCACTACAATGTATCAG TTTGAATTTCAGAGATTTACAGGTGGTCCAGGCTATGCTTTTTgccattgaggaaattaataaCAGTACAGACCTACTGCCAGGAATCTCTGTGGGCTATAAAATCTATGACAATTGTGGATCTGATGCCAGAAGTGTAGGAGTTACACTGGCTTTAGCTAATGGTAATGAAATTGTGTCTGTACAGTCAAAGACACTGTGTACCAGACCTGCACATGTGCAGGCCATTATAGGAGCGACCTCTTCTTCTACAACCGTAGCAGTAGCTACTGTCATCGGACCTTTTTTTGTACCAGTG ATCAGCCACTTTGCTACATGTGCTTGTCTCAGTGACAAAACTAAGTACCCATCCTTCCTCAGAACAATACCCAGTGACTACTACCAGAGCAGAGCCCTGGCACATTTGGTCAAGTATTTTGGATGGACTTGGGTTGGAGCTATCAGATCCAATAATGAGTATGGAAATAATGGCATGGCCACATTCACAGAATCTGCACAGCAACTGGGCATCTGTCTGGAGTATTCTGTACCTTTTTTTAGGACAGATCCATATTTAAAAATTCAAAGGATAATTGACATTATAAAGGCTTCAACCTCCAAGGTGATTGTTGGGTTCCTTGCCCGTGCAGATTTTAATATACTGCTACAGGAGTTCTCATACCATAACTTGTCTGGGTACCAGTGGGTAGGCAGTGAGTCTTGGATATTTGATTCACAAACTGCAGAAATGGATATACATCACATATTAGATGGTGCCATTGGTGTTTCCATTCCTAAAGCACATATCAGTGGCCTGAGAGAGTTCATACTAAATGAGAAGCCACTGAATTCATCTAATAATGAACTGTTTATTGAGTTCTGGGAGACACTATTTAATTGTAAGTTCAAGGTGATAAAGTCATCATCAGACATTCAGAGAGAGTGTACTGGACATGAAGATGTGGCTGGAGTTCAAAATAGCTTCATTGACATGTCTCTCATGCCTCTTTTTAACAATGTCTACAAAGCAGTGTATGCAGTGGCCCATGCATTTCACAATATCCTCAGCTGTAATAAAACATGTAACAGAAATGTGCAGCTAGACCCATTCATG GTTCTGCAACACATACGAAAGATCCATTTCACAACAAAGGAAGGAGATGAGGTTCACTTTAATGAGAATGGAGATCCAGCAGCAAAGTATGACATTATAAACTGGCAGCCACGAGAAAATGGAATTGTGGAGTTTGTAACAGTTGGTCTTTATGATCCATCATTAGTTCCAGAAAAACAGCTAAATCTGCAAAACAAGTCTTTAATTTGGGCAAGAAACTCAAAGCAG GTGCCTGTGTCACTTTGCAATGAGAAATGTCCCCCAGGAACACGCAAGGTTCTGCAGAAAGgaaggcctgtttgctgctatgACTGTATAAGATGTTCAGAGGGAGAGATCAGCAACATTACAG ATTCTGTCACATGTTTGAGATGTCTTCCTGAGTTTTGGTCAAATGAAAGAAGAGATGCTTGTATAAAGAAGGAAGCAGTGTTTCTGTCATATGAAGAAATAATGGGAGCACTGCTCACTGCAATATCTTTATTTGGGGCACACATGACGATTGGTGTGATACTCATTTTCTTCAAATATAGGAAAACTCCTATTGTCAGGGCAAACAACTCTGAACTGAGCTTCCTGCTGCTCTTCTCCTTAATTCTGTGCTTCCTGTGTTCTCTGACCTTCATCGGTCAGCCCTCAGATTGGTCCTGTATGCTCCGACATGTAGCTTTTGGCATCACCTTTGTCCTCTGTATCTCTTGTCTTCTGGGAAAAACAATGGTTGTTTTAATGGCCTTCAGAGCTACACGTCCAGGTAGTAATGTTAAAAAATGGTTTGGGCAGACACAGCAGAGACTCTGTGTTACAGgatttactcttattcaaattAATATATGTATCATCTGGCTAACAACTTCTCCTCCTTTTCCATTTAAGAATTTTAAGGAAATTAAAGAGAAGATCACATTGGAGTGTGCCCTAGGCTCGGCTGTAGGCTTTTGGGCTGTGCTTGGTTATATAGGACTTCTggctattttatgttttatttttgcatttttagcaCGAAAACTACCTGACAATTTCAACGAAGCCAAGTTTATCACTTTCAGCATGCTGATATTCTGTGCAGTATGGATTACATTTATCCCAGCATATATCAGCTCTCCTGGGAAGTTCAGTGTTGCTGTAGAAATATTTGCTATACTTGCTTCCAGTTTTGGACTGCTAATTTGCATCTTCATACCCAAATGTTATATCATCTTACTGAAACCAGAGAAGAATACAAAGAAATACATGATGGGGAAGAAGGCACCAAATTCACTCTGA
- the LOC116323577 gene encoding extracellular calcium-sensing receptor-like, whose amino-acid sequence MNKPLPLQCTSLNFRDLQFAQAMLFAIEEINKSTDLLPGISLGYKIYDTCDNVARSVGVTLALANGNVFVPSKTPCTTSAHVQAIIGATSSSTTIALATVTGPFFLPVISHLATCACLSDKTKYPSFLRTIPSDYYQSRALAHLVKYFGWTWVGAIRTNSDYGNNGMATFTETAQQLGICLEYSVSFFRTDPYAKIQKIIDIVKASTSKVIVTFLSRPDLNVLLHEFLYHNLSGYQWVGTESWIFDSQTAEMDIHHILDGAIGLSIPIAHVSGLRNFILNEKPLNSSNNELFTEFWETLFNCRFKELKSSSDIQRECTGHEDVTGVQNSFIDMSLMPIFNNVYKGVYAVAHALHNILSCNKTCNKNVQLDPFMILQHIRKSHFTTKEGDEVYFNENGDPAAKYDIINWQPRENGIVEFVTVGLYDISLAQEKQLHLQSKSLIWARNSKQVPVSVCSEKCPPGTRKVLQKGRPVCCYDCIRCAEGEISNITDSVTCVRCLPEFWSNERRDTCIKKEAVFLSYEEIMGALLTAASLFGACVTIGVILIFFKYRKTPIVRANNSELSFLLLFSLILCFLCSLTFIGQPSDWSCMFRHVAFGITFVLCISCLLGKTMVVLMAFRATRPGSNVKKWFGQTQQRLCVTAFTLIQVNICIIWLTTSPPFPFKNFKEIKDKITLECALGSAVGFWAVLGYIGLLAILCFIFAFLARKLPDNFNEAKFITFSMLIFCAVWITFIPAYISSPGKFSVAVEIFAILASSFGLLICIFIPKCYIILMKPEKNTKKYMMGKKAPNPL is encoded by the exons ATGAACAAACCTCTGCCACTACAATGCACCAG tttaaatttcagagATTTGCAGTTTGCCCAGGCTATGCTTTTTGCCATTGAGGAGATTAATAAAAGTACAGACCTACTGCCAGGAATCTCTCTGGGTTATAAAATCTATGATACTTGTGACAATGTTGCAAGAAGTGTAGGAGTTACACTGGCTTTGGCTAATGGTAATGTGTTTGTACCCTCAAAAACACCATGTACCACATCTGCACATGTACAGGCCATAATTGGAGCAACCTCTTCTTCTACAACAATAGCGTTAGCTACTGTCACAGGACCTTTTTTTCTGCCAGTG ATCAGCCATTTGGCCACATGTGCTTGTCTCAGTGACAAAACCAAGTACCCATCCTTCCTCAGAACAATACCCAGTGACTACTACCAGAGCAGAGCCCTGGCACATTTGGTCAAGTATTTTGGATGGACTTGGGTTGGAGCTATCAGAACCAACAGTGATTATGGAAATAATGGCATGGCCACATTCACTGAAACTGCACAGCAGCTGGGCATCTGTTTGGAGTATTCTGTATCTTTCTTTAGAACAGATCCATATGCCAAAATACAAAAGATAATTGACATTGTAAAAGCTTCAACCTCCAAGGTGATTGTTACATTCCTTTCCCGTCCAGATTTGAATGTGCTTCTACATGAGTTCTTGTACCATAACTTATCTGGGTACCAGTGGGTAGGCACTGAGTCTTGGATATTTGATTCACAAACTGCAGAAATGGATATACATCACATATTGGATGGTGCCATAGGTCTTTCCATTCCCATAGCACATGTCAGTGGCCTGAGAAATTTCATACTGAATGAGAAGCCACTGAATTCATCTAATAATGAACTGTTTACTGAGTTCTGGGAGACACTATTTAATTGTAGGTTCAAGGAGTTGAAGTCATCATCAGACATTCAGAGAGAGTGTACTGGACACGAAGATGTGACTGGAGTTCAAAATAGCTTCATTGACATGTCTCTCATGCCTATCTTTAACAATGTCTATAAAGGAGTGTATGCAGTGGCCCATGCACTTCACAACATCCTCAGTTGTAACAAAACATGTAACAAAAATGTGCAGCTAGATCCATTCATG ATTCTGCAACACATACGAAAGAGTCACTTCACAACAAAGGAAGGAGATGAGGTTTACTTTAATGAGAATGGAGATCCAGCAGCAAAGTATGACATTATAAACTGGCAACCAAGAGAAAATGGAATTGTGGAGTTTGTAACAGTTGGTCTGTATGACATATCATTAGCTCAAGAAAAACAGCTACATCTGCAAAGCAAGTCTTTAATCTGGGCAAGAAACTCAAAGCAG GTGCCTGTGTCAGTTTGCAGTGAGAAATGTCCCCCAGGAACACGCAAGGTTCTCCAGAAAGgaaggcctgtttgctgctatgACTGTATAAGATGTGCAGAGGGAGAAATCAGCAACATTACAG ATTCTGTCACCTGTGTGAGATGTCTTCCTGAGTTTTGGTCAAATGAAAGAAGAGATACTTGTATAAAGAAGGAAGCAGTGTTTCTGTCATATGAAGAGATAATGGGAGCACTGCTCACTGCAGCATCTTTATTCGGGGCGTGCGTGACGATTGGTGTGATACTCATTTTCTTCAAATATAGGAAAACTCCTATTGTCAGGGCAAACAACTCTGAACTGAGCTTCCTGCTGCTCTTCTCCTTAATTCTGTGCTTCCTGTGTTCTCTGACCTTCATTGGTCAGCCCTCTGATTGGTCCTGCATGTTCCGCCATGTAGCATTTGGCATCACCTTTGTCCTCTGTATCTCTTGTCTTCTGGGAAAAACAATGGTAGTTTTAATGGCCTTTCGAGCTACACGTCCAGGTAGTAATGTTAAAAAATGGTTTGGGCAGACACAGCAGAGACTCTGTGTTACAGCATTCACGCTTATACAAGTTAATATTTGCATCATCTGGCTAACAACTTCTCCTCCTTTTCCATTTAAGAATTTTAAGGAAATTAAAGACAAAATCACATTGGAGTGTGCCCTAGGCTCGGCTGTAGGCTTTTGGGCTGTGCTTGGTTATATAGGACTTCTggctattttatgttttatttttgcatttttagcaCGAAAACTACCTGACAATTTCAATGAGGCCAAGTTTATCACTTTCAGCATGCTGATATTCTGTGCAGTATGGATTACATTTATCCCAGCATATATCAGCTCTCCTGGGAAGTTCAGTGTTGCTGTAGAAATATTTGCTATACTTGCTTCCAGTTTTGGACTGCTAATTTGCATCTTCATACCCAAATGTTATATCATCTTAATGAAGCCAGAGAAGAATACAAAGAAATACATGATGGGGAAGAAGGCACCAAATCCACTCTGA